In Sedimentibacter sp. MB31-C6, one genomic interval encodes:
- a CDS encoding aconitate hydratase, translating into MALTLSEKIIKKHLVTGEMISGQEIGIKIDQTLTQDSTGTMAYLQFETMGIDKVRTKLSVAYIDHNMLQSGPENADDHLYIQTVAKKHGIHFSKPGNGICHQVHLERFSVPGDTLLGSDSHTPTCGGMGMLAFGAGGLDVAAAMAGGEYNIVMPQIVNVELKGKLNKFSTAKDIILEVLKYFTVKGGVNKIFEYTGEGVKTLSVPERGTITNMGAELGATTSIFPSDERTLEFLKAQGREKEFTELKADEEAVYSEKITIDLNMLSQNIALPHSPDAVVPVSKVRGKKVTQVAIGSCTNSSYMDLMKVANILDGHTVHEDVSLVVSPGSKQVLAMIAQNGALAKIISAGARILESGCGPCIGMGQAPSSNGVSLRTFNRNFKGRCGTQSADVYLVSPEVAAISAIKGYIAGSEDFDDEVDLNIEIPEKFLIKDNLIVSPSDNSKNIEIIRGPNIKPFPKNKTMKNTIKGKVLIKVGEDVTTDTIMPSNAKLLPYRSNIPYLSEFCFSQIDENFSKRAKENNGGIIVSGKNYGQGSSREHAALAPLYLGIKAVMAKSFARIHKSNLVNNGILPLTFVNEEDYEIIDMMDEIIIDNILEQVENNIVKVKNKTKNKTFEMGLTLSKRQTDIIKSGGLLNFMKKSRG; encoded by the coding sequence ATGGCATTAACGTTATCTGAAAAAATTATTAAAAAACATTTAGTTACAGGTGAAATGATTTCTGGACAGGAAATTGGAATAAAAATTGACCAAACACTAACCCAAGACTCTACAGGAACAATGGCTTACCTACAGTTTGAAACTATGGGAATTGATAAGGTGAGGACGAAACTATCAGTAGCATATATAGACCATAACATGCTTCAGTCAGGACCTGAAAATGCTGATGATCACCTTTATATTCAAACAGTTGCAAAAAAACACGGAATTCACTTTTCCAAACCTGGAAATGGCATATGCCATCAGGTTCATTTAGAAAGGTTTTCGGTTCCAGGAGATACACTTCTTGGCTCTGACAGTCATACTCCAACTTGCGGAGGGATGGGTATGCTTGCATTCGGTGCAGGTGGTCTTGATGTTGCAGCAGCTATGGCAGGAGGAGAATACAATATTGTAATGCCACAAATCGTAAATGTTGAATTAAAGGGTAAACTCAATAAATTTTCAACTGCGAAAGATATAATACTAGAAGTGTTGAAATATTTTACAGTTAAAGGTGGAGTGAATAAAATATTTGAATATACAGGCGAAGGTGTAAAAACCTTATCTGTTCCCGAAAGAGGAACAATTACAAATATGGGTGCTGAATTAGGGGCAACAACTTCTATTTTTCCTTCTGATGAAAGAACTTTGGAGTTTTTAAAAGCTCAGGGAAGAGAAAAGGAATTTACAGAGTTGAAAGCAGATGAAGAAGCTGTTTATTCGGAAAAAATAACTATTGACTTAAATATGCTTAGTCAAAATATAGCTCTTCCTCATTCACCGGATGCAGTTGTACCTGTAAGTAAGGTACGCGGCAAAAAGGTTACTCAAGTTGCCATTGGAAGCTGCACAAATTCTTCATATATGGATTTGATGAAGGTTGCTAATATACTTGACGGTCATACTGTTCATGAAGATGTATCATTGGTAGTATCGCCAGGTTCAAAGCAAGTTCTTGCGATGATTGCACAAAACGGAGCATTGGCTAAAATAATATCTGCAGGTGCCCGTATTCTTGAAAGTGGTTGCGGTCCATGTATTGGAATGGGACAAGCTCCAAGTAGTAATGGTGTATCTCTTAGAACATTTAATAGAAATTTTAAAGGTAGGTGCGGAACTCAATCAGCAGATGTATATTTAGTAAGTCCTGAAGTTGCTGCAATTTCTGCAATAAAAGGTTATATAGCAGGTAGTGAAGATTTCGATGATGAAGTTGATTTAAATATAGAAATACCGGAAAAATTCCTTATAAAGGACAACTTAATAGTGAGCCCTTCAGATAATAGCAAAAATATTGAAATTATTAGAGGACCTAATATAAAGCCGTTTCCAAAGAACAAAACTATGAAAAATACCATAAAGGGAAAAGTATTAATAAAGGTTGGAGAAGATGTTACAACAGATACAATAATGCCTTCCAATGCAAAACTTCTTCCTTATAGATCAAATATTCCATATTTATCAGAATTTTGTTTTTCACAAATAGATGAGAACTTTTCTAAAAGAGCAAAAGAAAATAATGGCGGAATAATAGTTTCAGGTAAAAATTATGGACAAGGCTCCAGCAGAGAGCATGCTGCATTAGCTCCATTATACTTGGGAATAAAAGCAGTAATGGCTAAATCCTTTGCAAGAATTCATAAAAGCAATTTAGTCAATAACGGCATACTTCCTTTAACTTTTGTAAATGAAGAGGACTACGAAATCATTGATATGATGGATGAAATAATTATCGACAATATTTTAGAACAGGTAGAAAACAATATAGTTAAGGTTAAAAATAAAACAAAAAATAAAACTTTTGAAATGGGACTTACATTGTCAAAAAGGCAAACTGATATAATTAAATCAGGTGGACTTTTAAATTTTATGAAAAAGAGCAGAGGGTAA
- a CDS encoding 2-isopropylmalate synthase, whose product MKYNSIDVIKPKLYKDIFSYEEIPIIKFNNIQLPINTPENIWITDTTFRDGQQSMTSMNTEQMVKLFDFLHELDNDSGIIKQTEFFLYSQKDRKAVEECMKKDYKFPEITSWIRANKEDFNLVKSMGIKETGILMSCSDYHIFSKLNKTRSEAMKMYLDIVYVALENGIIPRCHFEDITRADFYGFVVPLAKNLMELSMESKINVKIRACDTLGVGVSHIGVELPRSVPAIIHGLKYYAQVPSEFIEWHGHNDYYASVTNSTTSWLYGGSSVNTTLFGIGERVGNTPLEAMIIEYAQIKGNVKSMNLKVINEIEKYFEKELKYEIPPKTPYIGSEFNVTKAGIHADGLLKNEEIYNSFDTRKILNKPPLVAINLYSGISSIAYWINSYFELKDDKKIHKNDERLLSIKNKIDEEYENGRTTNISSEEMKKLANLFIFSFSNTEQAI is encoded by the coding sequence ATGAAATATAATTCAATAGATGTAATTAAACCAAAACTTTATAAAGATATTTTTTCGTATGAAGAAATTCCTATAATTAAATTTAACAATATTCAGCTTCCTATAAATACTCCTGAAAATATATGGATAACCGATACAACTTTCAGAGATGGACAACAATCTATGACAAGCATGAATACTGAACAGATGGTAAAATTGTTTGATTTTCTTCATGAATTAGATAATGATTCAGGAATAATTAAGCAGACGGAATTTTTTCTTTATTCGCAAAAAGATAGAAAAGCCGTTGAAGAATGCATGAAAAAGGACTATAAATTTCCTGAGATTACATCTTGGATTAGAGCTAACAAGGAAGATTTTAACTTGGTTAAATCAATGGGAATAAAAGAAACAGGGATATTGATGTCTTGTTCAGATTATCATATATTTAGCAAATTAAATAAAACAAGATCAGAAGCAATGAAAATGTATTTAGATATTGTATATGTTGCATTGGAAAATGGAATTATTCCAAGATGTCATTTTGAAGATATTACAAGAGCTGATTTTTACGGTTTTGTAGTACCATTGGCTAAAAATCTAATGGAATTGAGTATGGAGAGTAAAATAAATGTAAAAATTAGAGCCTGCGATACATTGGGTGTGGGAGTGTCTCATATTGGCGTTGAACTGCCCAGATCTGTTCCTGCAATTATTCATGGACTTAAGTATTATGCACAAGTTCCTTCAGAGTTTATAGAATGGCATGGTCATAATGATTATTATGCTTCAGTAACTAATTCAACAACTTCATGGTTGTATGGAGGTTCATCTGTAAACACAACATTATTTGGAATAGGAGAAAGAGTTGGAAACACACCTCTTGAAGCAATGATTATAGAGTATGCTCAAATTAAAGGTAATGTGAAGTCAATGAATTTAAAAGTAATAAATGAAATAGAAAAATATTTTGAAAAAGAACTTAAATATGAAATTCCCCCAAAAACACCCTATATAGGCAGCGAGTTTAATGTAACAAAAGCAGGAATTCATGCGGACGGTCTTTTGAAGAATGAGGAAATATATAATAGCTTTGACACAAGAAAGATACTTAATAAACCACCATTGGTTGCTATTAACTTATATTCAGGAATTTCAAGCATTGCTTATTGGATTAACAGTTATTTTGAATTAAAAGACGATAAGAAAATACATAAAAATGATGAACGGTTATTATCCATAAAAAATAAAATAGATGAAGAATATGAAAATGGAAGAACAACTAATATATCAAGCGAAGAAATGAAAAAATTGGCAAATTTATTTATTTTTAGTTTTAGCAACACAGAACAGGCAATATAG
- the prxU gene encoding thioredoxin-dependent peroxiredoxin (Most members of this family contain a selenocysteine.), with protein MYKISTLLNESLLREEQKTANVGKPAPLFSAQAFYNGNFVNVNLEDYRGKWVYLCFYPGDFTFVUATEIAAVAAKNNEFEELGAQVLSCSVDSVYTHKMWNDLELSKMIGGNIPFPMLSDRNGEIGRMYGVYNEESGTEVRGRFIIDPDGIIQGYEVLSPPVGRNVAEGLRQLKAFKHVRESGGTEVTPSGWKPGKKTLKPRPQLVGNVWREWNVEDAFN; from the coding sequence ATGTATAAAATAAGCACCTTACTAAATGAAAGTTTATTGAGAGAAGAACAAAAAACTGCTAATGTAGGTAAACCGGCTCCGTTATTCTCAGCACAAGCATTTTACAATGGTAATTTTGTTAATGTTAATTTGGAGGATTATAGAGGTAAATGGGTATATCTTTGCTTTTATCCGGGTGATTTCACATTTGTTTGAGCCACTGAAATAGCAGCAGTTGCTGCTAAAAATAACGAATTTGAAGAATTAGGAGCACAAGTTTTATCCTGTAGTGTAGATTCTGTATATACTCATAAAATGTGGAATGACTTAGAACTATCAAAAATGATTGGTGGCAATATTCCATTTCCAATGTTATCTGACAGAAATGGAGAAATAGGTAGAATGTACGGTGTTTATAATGAAGAATCTGGAACAGAAGTAAGAGGTAGATTCATTATAGATCCAGATGGAATTATACAAGGTTATGAAGTGCTTTCTCCACCTGTAGGAAGAAATGTAGCTGAAGGATTAAGACAATTAAAAGCATTTAAACATGTAAGAGAATCTGGTGGAACAGAAGTAACACCTTCAGGATGGAAGCCTGGTAAAAAAACATTAAAACCTAGACCGCAACTTGTAGGAAATGTATGGCGAGAATGGAATGTTGAAGATGCATTTAACTAA
- a CDS encoding FAD-dependent oxidoreductase: MKKIKQILSVILVFAMMFGIAGCSNTSSTDESALFSKGTYTSKAQGMGGDVEVEVVVSDNSIESVKVLNHNETPGLSDPAIEKIPADIISAQGLKVDAVSGATLTSNAIIEAVTACLEQAGGDIDNLKNKGLEETATEDEVIETDVVVVGGGIAGLSAAVAASEEGSKVVLLEKMASVGGASIVCGGEIIAAGTEMQKNQGIEDSTEDLKNYWLEVGQEKVNEEIISFVAENSGNTVDWLKERGVTFGDVTFSYNYPAQSPYRNHSTVSGTGQDFIMPLLETAEKNGVDVRLETPAVSLINEDGVIKGVIAEHKGSKITINAKSTILATGGYANNEELMKEYSPAVGAFGTFLGEAHQGDGLIMARDAGAEIVAGGGAIANPMDMGATGYSDAGGIFLNVTPEGTRFANENDYWFKRTANLYFEEGFNNYYGILDSKTENEGLEEAINNGTAFKADTIEELATAIGIEPDVLSQTVSRYNEMCINQVDTDFGKPAVGMIGNRAEFAQEVNLLTSIDEAPYYAISFPTNYVTGTFGGPKVNINSEVISTSGDTISGLYAAGEVANGELFYRQYPCSGSSIQMSATMGIQAGKAAAEASQVK, encoded by the coding sequence ATGAAAAAAATCAAACAAATTTTATCAGTAATATTAGTTTTTGCAATGATGTTTGGTATAGCTGGCTGTAGCAATACTTCATCTACTGATGAGTCAGCTTTGTTTAGTAAGGGAACTTATACATCAAAGGCACAAGGTATGGGAGGAGATGTTGAAGTTGAGGTAGTTGTATCAGATAATTCAATTGAATCAGTCAAAGTATTGAATCATAATGAAACACCAGGATTATCAGATCCTGCAATTGAAAAAATACCTGCAGATATAATAAGTGCACAAGGTTTAAAAGTAGATGCTGTGTCTGGTGCAACGCTAACAAGTAATGCAATTATTGAAGCAGTAACTGCTTGCTTAGAACAAGCAGGAGGAGATATTGATAATCTTAAAAACAAAGGTTTAGAAGAAACAGCTACTGAAGATGAAGTAATTGAAACAGACGTTGTTGTAGTTGGCGGTGGTATTGCTGGTCTTTCTGCAGCTGTTGCAGCTTCTGAAGAAGGTTCTAAAGTAGTACTTCTTGAAAAAATGGCAAGCGTCGGAGGTGCTTCTATAGTTTGTGGTGGAGAAATTATCGCAGCAGGAACAGAAATGCAGAAAAATCAAGGAATCGAAGATTCTACTGAAGATTTGAAAAATTATTGGTTAGAAGTAGGACAAGAAAAAGTTAATGAAGAAATAATAAGCTTTGTAGCTGAAAACAGTGGTAATACTGTAGATTGGTTGAAAGAAAGAGGAGTAACATTTGGCGACGTTACATTTTCTTACAATTATCCTGCACAATCACCTTATAGAAATCATTCAACAGTTAGCGGAACAGGTCAAGACTTTATAATGCCATTGCTAGAAACAGCTGAGAAAAATGGTGTAGATGTAAGACTTGAAACACCGGCTGTATCATTAATAAATGAAGATGGAGTGATTAAAGGTGTTATTGCTGAACATAAAGGAAGTAAAATAACAATTAATGCTAAAAGCACAATATTAGCAACAGGTGGATATGCAAATAACGAAGAACTTATGAAAGAATATAGTCCAGCAGTAGGTGCATTTGGTACTTTCCTTGGGGAAGCTCATCAAGGAGATGGATTGATTATGGCTAGAGACGCAGGAGCAGAAATAGTTGCTGGTGGTGGTGCGATTGCAAATCCAATGGATATGGGTGCTACCGGATATTCTGATGCTGGTGGAATTTTTCTTAATGTAACACCAGAAGGAACTCGTTTTGCTAATGAAAATGATTATTGGTTTAAAAGAACAGCTAATTTGTATTTTGAGGAAGGATTCAATAATTACTATGGAATCTTAGATTCAAAAACAGAAAATGAAGGGTTAGAAGAAGCAATAAATAACGGGACAGCTTTTAAAGCAGATACAATAGAAGAACTTGCAACAGCAATTGGAATAGAACCAGATGTTTTATCTCAAACAGTTTCACGTTATAATGAAATGTGTATAAATCAAGTGGATACAGACTTTGGTAAACCAGCTGTAGGAATGATAGGAAATAGAGCGGAATTTGCTCAGGAAGTAAATTTATTGACTTCTATTGATGAAGCTCCTTATTATGCAATATCATTTCCAACAAATTATGTTACTGGAACATTTGGCGGACCTAAAGTTAATATAAATTCAGAAGTAATATCAACATCAGGTGATACAATATCTGGGCTGTATGCTGCAGGAGAAGTAGCCAATGGAGAATTGTTTTATAGACAATATCCTTGCTCAGGATCATCAATTCAAATGAGTGCAACAATGGGAATCCAAGCTGGAAAAGCAGCAGCAGAAGCATCACAAGTTAAATAG
- a CDS encoding TetR/AcrR family transcriptional regulator produces MARYTSLDPKKYIKIRDAAITLFYNQGIDNTSIQQIANEAGIAKGTIYLYFKNRDDLVSYIFNYCFNLHIEASMKDVEVQKSSSDKLKKRVKNILLWNIEFPKESSIARAYYKPVNVVGTENVAFSRSYEINKEFVKTGVEMGEFKQLPLEFLCNVFFSAVEGISTYVKNNKHVLKDEALLEKMIEATVDSIRK; encoded by the coding sequence ATGGCTCGTTATACGTCTTTGGATCCAAAAAAGTATATTAAAATTAGAGATGCAGCAATTACGTTATTTTATAATCAAGGTATAGATAATACGAGCATTCAACAAATAGCAAATGAGGCAGGAATAGCCAAGGGAACAATATATTTGTATTTTAAAAACAGAGATGATTTAGTTTCTTATATTTTTAATTATTGTTTTAATTTACATATCGAAGCTTCTATGAAAGATGTAGAAGTTCAAAAAAGCAGTAGCGACAAGTTGAAAAAAAGAGTTAAGAATATATTATTATGGAATATAGAATTTCCAAAGGAATCTTCAATTGCCAGAGCATACTATAAACCTGTAAATGTTGTTGGAACAGAAAATGTGGCATTTTCTAGGTCGTATGAAATTAATAAGGAATTTGTAAAGACAGGAGTAGAAATGGGAGAATTTAAACAACTACCATTAGAATTCTTATGTAATGTTTTCTTTAGTGCGGTTGAAGGAATCTCTACATATGTTAAAAATAATAAACATGTATTGAAAGATGAAGCACTTTTAGAAAAAATGATAGAAGCAACTGTTGATAGTATTAGAAAATAA
- a CDS encoding TRAP transporter substrate-binding protein, whose amino-acid sequence MKKILIILLATTMVLAPVACTQNTPAPTSEQPSEQPSEQPELEEGGYESLEPVVLIGADNAGVGAAAQLYGELITKRVSEITGGKLTIDYFPNSQLGNDQELQAQMLAGDIDFVIAQTAQTVSFVPEVAIFDLPMVFAKYDAATIDYALNKSEFTEKINEAYKAKNMYCLHFLQGGTFRETTSNKNISTIDDFNGLKIRTMENKNHMAFWQLMGAAPTPLAWSEVYVSLQQGLVDAQENATDTCIGANLQEVQDYLIMTHHILYCNQFLISAEKFDSLDPMYQDALQQAVDEAAVEIEAKLAEIDVTNKQKLIDGGMKLVEFDASFIEQVLTKAQGVYDSIGAEIGQEYVDSLLKALEK is encoded by the coding sequence GTGAAAAAAATATTAATTATATTATTGGCAACAACAATGGTTTTAGCGCCTGTTGCATGTACACAAAATACACCTGCACCTACGTCAGAACAGCCTTCTGAACAACCGTCTGAACAGCCAGAATTAGAAGAAGGAGGGTATGAATCACTAGAACCGGTAGTTCTTATAGGTGCTGATAATGCCGGTGTTGGTGCTGCAGCACAGCTTTATGGGGAACTTATAACAAAAAGGGTATCAGAAATCACTGGAGGAAAATTGACAATAGATTATTTCCCAAACAGTCAGCTTGGAAATGACCAAGAACTTCAGGCACAGATGCTTGCGGGAGATATTGACTTTGTAATTGCACAGACTGCACAAACAGTATCTTTTGTTCCAGAGGTTGCTATTTTTGATCTTCCGATGGTGTTTGCGAAGTATGATGCAGCAACTATTGACTATGCACTTAACAAAAGTGAATTCACAGAAAAAATTAACGAGGCTTATAAAGCAAAAAACATGTACTGTCTTCACTTTCTTCAAGGAGGAACATTCAGAGAGACAACTTCTAACAAAAATATTTCAACGATTGATGACTTTAACGGATTGAAGATAAGAACTATGGAGAATAAGAATCACATGGCATTTTGGCAGTTAATGGGCGCAGCACCTACGCCTCTTGCATGGTCAGAGGTATACGTATCTTTGCAGCAAGGTCTGGTAGATGCACAGGAAAATGCTACAGATACTTGTATAGGAGCAAACCTTCAGGAAGTTCAGGATTACTTGATCATGACCCATCATATATTGTATTGCAATCAGTTCCTTATTAGTGCTGAAAAATTTGACAGCCTTGACCCGATGTACCAAGATGCACTTCAGCAGGCTGTTGATGAAGCTGCAGTAGAAATTGAGGCGAAGCTTGCAGAAATCGATGTTACTAATAAGCAAAAATTGATAGATGGTGGAATGAAATTGGTTGAATTTGATGCAAGTTTTATAGAACAAGTATTAACTAAGGCGCAGGGAGTATATGATTCAATAGGTGCAGAAATAGGACAAGAATATGTGGATTCCTTGCTTAAAGCTCTTGAAAAATAA
- a CDS encoding TRAP transporter large permease: MALCIFMVFMVGLVFAVPIAISMVIGAMTPLVLGGTGSSIQQLIANSFSGSDTTPILAVPLFILGGVLMAEGGISRRLFNFFAYFVGNLTGGLPCAVILTCLFYGAISGSGPATTAAVGSMTIPFLVEMGYDKTWSAGMVATSGGLGVIIPPSIPFVLYSLATGVSTGALFLGGILPGILIGIGMMIYTVLYCKKKGEDKQKINHKMKELRSNGFVKLFKESFWALLSPVIVLGGIYSGFVTPTEAACISVFYSLFVSLVVYKSFTVKEIIPFLAKAVRTYAPLCFVLAFATAFGRVLALAKAPNLIEGFILNNFTSSFSVLTGIAVIFLLLGMVMDTGPAIVILSPILLPAVQSMGVHPVHFGVIMVCCLSIGLATPPFGLDLFVAGTLSDTPPMNVAKRALPFIFAFGITLFIITYIPWISLAFL; the protein is encoded by the coding sequence ATGGCTTTGTGTATATTTATGGTATTTATGGTAGGTTTGGTATTTGCTGTGCCCATTGCTATTAGTATGGTGATTGGTGCAATGACACCTCTTGTACTTGGCGGTACCGGGAGCTCAATTCAACAGTTGATTGCAAACAGCTTTTCAGGGTCAGACACAACCCCTATTTTAGCAGTACCTCTGTTCATATTGGGAGGAGTTCTTATGGCTGAGGGAGGAATATCCAGAAGGTTATTTAACTTCTTTGCTTACTTTGTAGGCAATTTAACCGGAGGGCTTCCCTGTGCAGTTATATTGACCTGTCTGTTCTATGGAGCAATTTCTGGCTCTGGTCCTGCAACGACGGCGGCTGTTGGTTCCATGACTATTCCATTCTTGGTTGAGATGGGTTATGATAAAACCTGGTCAGCGGGCATGGTTGCTACTTCAGGTGGTCTTGGAGTAATTATCCCACCATCCATACCTTTTGTCCTCTACTCGCTTGCAACGGGGGTTTCTACTGGAGCTCTCTTTTTGGGAGGTATATTGCCAGGAATTCTTATAGGTATTGGAATGATGATCTACACGGTATTATATTGCAAAAAAAAGGGAGAAGATAAACAAAAGATTAACCATAAAATGAAAGAGCTTAGAAGTAATGGATTTGTAAAGCTTTTTAAGGAGAGTTTCTGGGCATTACTTTCACCGGTTATTGTGTTGGGTGGTATTTATTCTGGCTTTGTAACACCTACTGAGGCTGCTTGTATATCAGTATTCTATTCTCTGTTTGTTTCATTGGTTGTATACAAGTCATTTACAGTTAAAGAAATAATTCCCTTCCTAGCAAAAGCTGTAAGAACATATGCACCATTGTGCTTTGTGCTTGCATTTGCAACTGCTTTTGGAAGAGTTTTGGCATTGGCGAAGGCGCCGAATCTCATTGAAGGCTTCATTTTGAACAATTTCACATCAAGTTTTTCGGTACTGACAGGTATAGCTGTAATATTTCTGTTACTTGGGATGGTCATGGATACTGGTCCTGCAATCGTTATTTTATCACCCATATTGCTGCCTGCAGTTCAATCTATGGGTGTGCATCCTGTTCACTTTGGGGTTATTATGGTGTGTTGCCTATCCATAGGCTTAGCAACACCGCCATTTGGTCTGGATCTGTTTGTAGCAGGAACATTGTCTGACACCCCTCCAATGAACGTGGCAAAAAGAGCATTACCTTTTATTTTTGCATTTGGTATAACGTTGTTTATCATTACATATATACCATGGATAAGTCTTGCATTTCTTTAA
- a CDS encoding TRAP transporter small permease, giving the protein MSAIKWLDEHFEEAILVLLLASISSVMMAQIFARTFFNSMTWPEEFSRYCYIWTVFLSLSYTIKKRNMLKVGIVMDLLPQKVRRTIEILVNVIMLVLFVILFRYAIVYTNKIRVTGQFSPAMNIPMWIMYLSTVIGFGLSSIRMVQEIVNNIRNFNEKVETTLEATLKEAKEEVQATGVELDDRLNLSGGDV; this is encoded by the coding sequence ATGTCAGCAATTAAATGGTTGGATGAACACTTTGAAGAAGCCATCTTAGTGCTTTTACTTGCTTCCATATCAAGTGTAATGATGGCACAAATATTTGCTCGAACCTTTTTCAACTCAATGACTTGGCCTGAGGAATTTTCAAGATATTGCTACATTTGGACCGTTTTTTTATCACTTAGTTATACCATTAAAAAAAGAAACATGTTGAAAGTTGGAATTGTAATGGACTTGTTGCCTCAAAAGGTAAGAAGAACCATAGAGATTTTGGTAAACGTTATTATGCTTGTATTGTTTGTGATTTTATTTAGGTATGCGATTGTCTATACCAATAAAATTCGGGTGACAGGGCAGTTTTCACCGGCAATGAACATACCCATGTGGATTATGTATCTGTCTACTGTAATTGGATTTGGGTTATCTTCAATAAGGATGGTGCAAGAAATAGTAAATAACATTAGGAATTTTAACGAAAAAGTTGAAACAACTTTGGAAGCTACTCTCAAGGAAGCCAAAGAGGAAGTACAGGCCACAGGTGTTGAGCTTGATGACAGATTAAATTTATCAGGAGGTGATGTGTAA
- the aroE gene encoding shikimate dehydrogenase: MSVSINTRMIALLGKPLAQSYAARMQNAAYKAAGIDMLYFYSEVENDHLLDVVNGIRYMNFAGFAVTKPNKVEIMKYVDEKDPLCEKMNASNTVVKLPDGRLKAYNTDGIGFYRALKEEIQDIKVNESTFFCIGAGGAARAICSVLAYYGAKKIYIASRTLSKVKVLVDEVNDNFVPVAELVNIKDSVLVKDKIAESDVIMNNTGLGMITSLGETPIPKEYLRSGQLCFDATYNPSKTRFLMEAEEMGCIIMNGLGMSLYQGAEQIELWSGETAPVEAMRLELMDILSGK; the protein is encoded by the coding sequence ATGTCTGTCAGTATAAATACAAGAATGATTGCATTGCTCGGAAAGCCTTTGGCGCAATCTTATGCTGCAAGAATGCAGAATGCAGCATACAAGGCTGCTGGAATTGATATGTTGTATTTCTACTCAGAGGTGGAAAACGACCATCTGCTTGATGTAGTAAATGGAATAAGGTATATGAACTTTGCCGGTTTTGCTGTGACAAAGCCTAACAAAGTCGAGATAATGAAGTACGTTGATGAAAAGGATCCACTTTGCGAAAAGATGAATGCCAGTAATACCGTTGTTAAGTTACCGGATGGTAGATTGAAAGCGTACAATACAGACGGAATAGGATTTTATAGGGCACTAAAAGAGGAAATTCAGGATATAAAAGTGAATGAATCCACTTTTTTCTGTATAGGAGCAGGGGGTGCAGCCAGAGCAATATGTAGTGTATTAGCATATTATGGTGCTAAAAAGATATATATAGCAAGTAGAACTCTTTCAAAAGTCAAGGTGTTAGTTGATGAGGTAAACGATAATTTTGTACCGGTTGCAGAGCTGGTTAATATTAAAGATTCAGTTTTAGTGAAGGATAAAATCGCTGAGTCAGACGTTATAATGAACAATACTGGACTCGGTATGATTACGAGTCTTGGAGAAACTCCAATACCTAAGGAATATCTTCGTTCTGGTCAGTTGTGTTTTGATGCAACCTACAATCCATCCAAAACGCGGTTTCTGATGGAGGCTGAGGAAATGGGCTGCATTATAATGAATGGCTTAGGTATGTCTTTATATCAGGGAGCTGAGCAGATTGAACTTTGGAGTGGAGAAACCGCTCCTGTGGAAGCGATGCGGCTGGAGCTCATGGATATCCTTTCAGGGAAATAA